One window of Mesotoga sp. UBA6090 genomic DNA carries:
- a CDS encoding formylglycine-generating enzyme family protein, which translates to MGNDEPHEVELTYDFYIGKCPVTFDEYDRFCREIETEEPSDSGLGRGRKPVMWVSWFDAIEYCNWLSEKEGLPITYSGDGSLLDRNKQKTEDITKVKGYRLLTEAEWEYSARGGKKSMGYKYAGSNSPDLVAWYDSNSGRMIHEVGQKKCNELGLYDMSGNVWEWCCDCYDSEYYSRSPSINPYNSTDGSSRVKRGGSWLDYALCVRVAFRLDDTPDYKYFDFGFRIARTVF; encoded by the coding sequence ATGGGTAATGATGAGCCCCACGAAGTAGAGCTCACATATGACTTCTACATTGGGAAGTGTCCTGTGACATTTGATGAATATGACAGATTCTGTAGGGAGATTGAGACAGAGGAACCATCTGATTCAGGCTTGGGAAGGGGAAGAAAGCCGGTAATGTGGGTGAGCTGGTTCGATGCCATTGAGTATTGCAACTGGCTGAGTGAAAAGGAGGGGCTTCCAATAACCTATTCCGGAGATGGAAGCCTATTAGACAGGAACAAGCAAAAGACAGAGGATATAACGAAAGTAAAGGGATACAGGTTACTGACGGAAGCTGAATGGGAATATTCGGCAAGGGGTGGGAAAAAGAGTATGGGGTACAAGTACGCCGGATCTAACAGCCCTGATTTAGTTGCCTGGTACGATTCGAACTCTGGAAGAATGATACACGAAGTGGGGCAGAAGAAGTGCAATGAACTTGGTCTGTACGATATGTCCGGAAACGTGTGGGAGTGGTGCTGTGACTGTTATGACAGTGAGTATTACAGCAGGAGTCCATCAATCAACCCGTACAACAGTACAGATGGTTCCTCCCGGGTGAAACGTGGTGGTAGCTGGCTCGACTATGCGTTGTGCGTACGGGTAGCGTTTCGCCTAGATGACACTCCTGATTACAAGTACTTCGACTTCGGGTTCCGTATTGCAAGGACGGTGTTCTGA